Proteins from one Halovivax limisalsi genomic window:
- a CDS encoding aminotransferase class V-fold PLP-dependent enzyme, with protein sequence MNFGASGPSPRPVVEAAEAFLEYHEFDAPGGEGMYPAAFETYEDVRESVADFVGAAPAEIALTQSTADGINRFAGAFEWEPGDVVVRTDVEHPAGILPWERLERQRDVEVRVVESEAGRLDMDAYREAVEGAKLVTFSAITWNYGTRLPVSELVGIAHDAGALVLVDAVQWPGQVPLDVTEWGADAVAAAGHKWLLGTWGGGFLYVEGSVVGSLTPGAISYRGVAEATANRYELKPGAPRFEIGTINPAPHVALRTAIESMQSIGLETIESRNERLAGRLADGIPDERLLSPADPESGLVTVAVDDPESVTERIRDEGIVVRPLPKPDAIRASVHAVNTEGEVDALHEALDRSL encoded by the coding sequence ATGAACTTCGGGGCCAGCGGACCGAGTCCGCGGCCGGTCGTCGAGGCCGCCGAGGCGTTCCTCGAGTATCACGAGTTCGACGCGCCGGGCGGCGAGGGGATGTACCCCGCGGCGTTCGAGACGTACGAGGACGTTCGCGAGTCGGTCGCGGATTTCGTCGGCGCCGCTCCCGCCGAGATCGCGCTCACCCAGAGCACGGCCGACGGCATCAATCGGTTCGCCGGCGCGTTCGAGTGGGAGCCCGGCGACGTCGTCGTCCGGACCGACGTGGAGCACCCGGCCGGGATCCTCCCGTGGGAGCGTCTCGAGCGCCAGCGGGACGTCGAGGTCCGCGTCGTCGAGAGCGAGGCCGGTCGACTCGATATGGACGCCTACCGCGAGGCCGTCGAGGGGGCGAAACTGGTGACGTTCAGCGCGATCACCTGGAACTACGGGACGCGCCTGCCGGTCAGCGAGTTGGTCGGGATCGCCCACGACGCCGGCGCGCTCGTCCTGGTCGACGCCGTCCAGTGGCCGGGTCAGGTCCCGCTCGACGTGACCGAGTGGGGCGCCGACGCCGTCGCCGCGGCGGGCCACAAGTGGTTGCTCGGGACGTGGGGCGGCGGATTTCTGTACGTCGAGGGGTCCGTCGTCGGTTCCCTCACGCCCGGGGCGATCAGCTACCGCGGCGTGGCCGAAGCGACCGCGAATCGGTACGAGCTCAAACCGGGTGCGCCGCGCTTCGAGATCGGCACGATCAATCCCGCCCCGCACGTCGCGCTACGGACCGCTATCGAATCGATGCAGTCGATCGGTCTCGAGACGATCGAATCCCGAAACGAACGCCTCGCGGGCCGACTCGCCGACGGGATCCCCGACGAGCGGCTCCTGAGCCCGGCCGATCCCGAGTCGGGGCTGGTAACCGTCGCCGTCGACGACCCCGAGTCCGTCACTGAGCGCATCCGGGACGAGGGCATCGTCGTTCGTCCGCTGCCGAAACCGGACGCGATCCGCGCGTCCGTCCACGCGGTCAATACCGAGGGGGAGGTCGACGCCCTGCACGAGGCGCTGGACCGGAGTCTCTGA
- a CDS encoding LiaF transmembrane domain-containing protein — protein sequence MRQQVRHGRTTDRGQFLIGWMRQGLFASVGVYGIMTLGGSSRRVPTSQFLLGLLVVLVGLILLLDTTGVAPTQSLLQFAPSLFVLVGIWALVGSRFRNLVGPVVLIGVAVAWQLVALDVVSVDRMVDFWPLLVIVLGLSIVLGQYRSSAAEVEGAHTSTFAAFGGVEKRNTSQQFRGADLTAMFGGAELDLRDATVGERPARINAVALFGGVDIIVPREWNVQLDVLPILAGAADDRARTDDIRDEVDLVVTGFAAFGGIAVSD from the coding sequence ATGCGCCAACAGGTGCGGCACGGACGCACAACTGATCGGGGGCAGTTTCTGATCGGCTGGATGCGCCAGGGTTTATTTGCCTCGGTGGGAGTATACGGAATCATGACGCTTGGAGGGTCTTCCCGCCGCGTTCCCACCAGTCAGTTCTTGCTCGGCCTACTCGTGGTTTTGGTCGGACTGATCTTGCTGCTCGATACGACGGGCGTCGCTCCCACGCAGAGCCTGCTGCAGTTCGCCCCCTCGCTGTTCGTGCTCGTGGGCATCTGGGCGCTCGTCGGGAGTCGCTTTCGAAACCTCGTCGGTCCCGTCGTCCTGATCGGCGTCGCGGTCGCCTGGCAGCTCGTGGCTCTCGACGTCGTATCCGTCGATCGAATGGTCGACTTCTGGCCACTTCTGGTGATTGTCCTCGGACTCTCGATCGTGCTCGGTCAGTACCGATCGAGCGCCGCCGAGGTCGAGGGTGCCCACACCTCGACCTTCGCCGCGTTCGGCGGCGTCGAGAAACGAAACACCTCTCAGCAGTTCCGAGGGGCTGATCTGACTGCGATGTTCGGTGGAGCGGAACTCGACCTGCGTGACGCGACCGTGGGCGAGCGGCCGGCGCGGATCAACGCCGTCGCCCTCTTCGGCGGGGTCGATATCATCGTCCCCCGCGAGTGGAACGTGCAACTAGACGTCCTGCCGATCCTGGCCGGTGCGGCCGACGATCGGGCACGCACCGACGATATCCGCGACGAGGTCGACCTCGTGGTGACCGGGTTCGCCGCGTTTGGCGGGATCGCCGTCTCCGACTGA
- a CDS encoding DUF7351 domain-containing protein: MPVASRRGEGFDRAGDRLYGHVNTRHECGFVLTVPLEAVAARHTAAVGYLWENDISPRNTPLWECFGFVTDGAITSAVTSTHPLDARIALSFDDTPLELSMDESYTVSTAELGGLRRTDEWRNIDRRTERPRRAVTVHAQP, encoded by the coding sequence GTGCCGGTCGCGTCGAGACGAGGGGAGGGCTTCGACCGGGCCGGCGACCGGCTGTACGGCCACGTCAACACGCGTCACGAGTGCGGATTCGTGCTGACCGTTCCCCTCGAAGCGGTTGCGGCGCGTCACACGGCGGCCGTGGGCTACCTCTGGGAGAACGATATCTCGCCGCGGAATACGCCGCTGTGGGAGTGTTTCGGGTTCGTCACCGACGGCGCTATCACGAGCGCGGTCACCTCGACCCACCCGCTCGACGCCCGAATAGCGCTCTCGTTCGACGACACTCCACTCGAACTGTCGATGGACGAGAGCTACACCGTCTCGACCGCGGAATTGGGGGGGCTGAGGCGAACGGACGAGTGGCGCAATATCGATCGCAGAACCGAGCGACCGCGTCGAGCGGTGACCGTCCACGCCCAGCCGTGA
- a CDS encoding ABC transporter ATP-binding protein, with amino-acid sequence MAAIKTNGLTKRFGDVVAVDDLDLVVEDGEIFGFLGPNGAGKSTTIDILLDFVRPSSGSVTVLGHDAQREGRAVRRRTGVLPDAYHVYDRLTGRQHVEFAIEMKGVDDDPDALLERVNVADAAGRKAGGYSKGMRQRLALAMALVGDPDLLVLDEPSTGLDPNGAREMREIIREENARGTTVFFSSHIMEQVEAVCDRVGIIDRGRLVAIDTIDALRDATETGETLFVAVATLDEGVRDAVADLDGVASAAIDDGRLRVALEDVSKFDVLDAIDEITAVEDFSVVESSLEDLFVRYTTEKQEVER; translated from the coding sequence ATGGCGGCGATTAAGACGAACGGGCTGACGAAGCGATTCGGCGACGTCGTCGCCGTGGACGATCTCGACCTCGTCGTCGAGGACGGCGAGATATTCGGCTTCCTCGGCCCGAACGGCGCCGGGAAGTCGACGACGATCGACATCCTCCTCGACTTCGTGCGCCCGTCGAGCGGGTCGGTGACCGTCCTCGGCCACGACGCCCAGCGCGAGGGGCGGGCCGTCCGCCGGCGGACGGGCGTCCTTCCCGACGCCTACCACGTCTACGATCGACTCACCGGCCGCCAGCACGTCGAGTTCGCCATCGAGATGAAAGGCGTCGACGACGATCCGGACGCGCTGCTGGAGCGGGTCAACGTCGCCGACGCCGCGGGTCGCAAGGCCGGCGGCTACTCGAAGGGGATGCGCCAGCGGCTGGCGCTGGCCATGGCGCTCGTCGGGGACCCCGACCTGCTGGTGCTAGACGAACCCTCGACCGGGCTCGACCCGAACGGCGCCCGCGAGATGCGCGAGATCATCCGCGAGGAGAACGCCCGCGGGACGACCGTCTTCTTCTCGAGTCACATCATGGAGCAGGTCGAGGCCGTCTGCGATCGCGTCGGCATCATCGATCGCGGGCGCCTCGTCGCGATCGATACGATCGACGCCCTGCGCGACGCCACCGAAACGGGCGAAACCCTGTTCGTCGCCGTCGCCACCCTCGACGAGGGGGTGCGCGACGCGGTCGCCGATCTCGACGGCGTCGCCTCGGCCGCGATCGACGACGGTCGGCTGCGAGTCGCGCTCGAGGACGTCTCGAAGTTCGACGTGCTCGACGCCATCGACGAGATCACGGCCGTCGAGGACTTCTCGGTCGTCGAATCGTCGCTCGAGGACCTGTTCGTCCGCTATACTACCGAAAAACAGGAGGTCGAGCGATGA
- a CDS encoding ABC transporter permease subunit, translating to MTRFVVAKKDFRDAVQSRALWALVGTFVVISLVASYAYVEVPEAFGEPGGATFGGLLFFTAGLAALFVPILAIVVCYKSLAGERELGSIKLLCSLPTTRGEVFVGKVLGRAGVLGFGLGVGLVIGLAFGAALLGHVDVVAGSIFVLLTLAFVAVYATIVVGLSATTGSTARATTLALGFFVAFELLWDAVVMGILYVAGGFSLPNPATMPEWAFTVMQLSPSAAYFSGLVALLPDVASQADADPGGAGAGVEVSTGEAEPIFASPEIGLVVLALWFAVALLVGYRRFDAADL from the coding sequence ATGACCCGGTTCGTCGTCGCGAAGAAGGACTTCCGGGACGCCGTCCAGTCGCGGGCGCTGTGGGCGCTCGTCGGGACCTTCGTCGTCATCTCGCTCGTCGCGTCCTACGCCTACGTCGAGGTGCCCGAGGCCTTCGGCGAGCCGGGCGGCGCGACCTTCGGCGGCCTGCTCTTCTTCACCGCCGGCCTCGCCGCCCTGTTCGTCCCCATTTTGGCCATCGTCGTCTGCTACAAGTCCCTCGCCGGCGAGCGCGAACTCGGGAGCATCAAACTGCTGTGCTCGCTCCCGACCACGCGCGGAGAGGTGTTCGTCGGGAAGGTGCTCGGTCGGGCCGGCGTCCTCGGGTTCGGCCTCGGCGTCGGACTCGTGATCGGACTCGCGTTCGGCGCGGCGTTGCTCGGCCACGTCGACGTCGTCGCCGGATCGATCTTCGTACTACTCACGCTCGCGTTCGTCGCCGTCTACGCGACGATCGTCGTCGGGCTCTCGGCGACGACGGGGTCGACGGCGCGGGCCACGACGCTCGCGCTCGGCTTCTTCGTCGCGTTCGAACTGCTGTGGGACGCCGTCGTGATGGGAATTCTCTACGTCGCCGGCGGCTTCTCGCTGCCGAACCCGGCGACGATGCCCGAGTGGGCGTTCACCGTGATGCAACTCTCGCCCTCCGCGGCCTACTTCTCGGGCCTCGTCGCGCTGTTACCCGACGTCGCGTCGCAGGCCGACGCCGATCCCGGCGGCGCGGGTGCCGGCGTCGAGGTGAGTACGGGCGAGGCCGAACCCATCTTCGCCTCCCCGGAGATCGGGCTCGTCGTCCTCGCGCTCTGGTTCGCCGTTGCGCTGCTCGTCGGCTACCGGCGATTCGACGCCGCGGACCTGTAA
- a CDS encoding cytochrome C oxidase subunit II: MTSPLKPPEGNWWNQPINRRESIWLALGGAWAVVLFGWMSTFTRVGDQNPIGETYRLEPEEYMQAVQDYKGSAEENDEGALIPPGDDVYIGATTYMWDGLPVVLEAGTEYDIHLGSYDVQHGFSIRAEDNLSKQINLQVLPGYEWIIPMTFDEPGTYRVLCNEFCGDGHETMAGTLYVEDPEQ; the protein is encoded by the coding sequence ATGACGTCACCGCTCAAACCGCCGGAGGGAAACTGGTGGAACCAGCCGATCAACCGCCGCGAGTCGATCTGGCTCGCCCTGGGGGGCGCCTGGGCCGTCGTCCTCTTCGGGTGGATGAGCACCTTCACCCGGGTCGGCGACCAGAACCCGATCGGCGAAACGTACCGGCTCGAACCCGAAGAGTACATGCAGGCCGTCCAGGACTACAAGGGATCGGCCGAGGAGAACGACGAGGGCGCCCTGATCCCGCCGGGCGACGACGTCTACATCGGCGCGACGACGTACATGTGGGACGGGTTACCCGTCGTCCTCGAAGCGGGAACGGAGTACGACATTCACCTGGGGTCCTACGACGTCCAGCACGGCTTCTCCATCCGCGCCGAGGACAACCTGAGCAAGCAGATCAACCTGCAGGTACTGCCCGGCTACGAGTGGATCATCCCGATGACGTTCGACGAACCGGGGACCTACCGCGTGCTCTGTAACGAGTTCTGCGGCGACGGGCACGAAACCATGGCGGGTACCCTGTACGTGGAGGATCCCGAACAATGA
- a CDS encoding cytochrome c oxidase subunit I encodes MSHRFDVFDLFDNDYDDEGFRTCGVTGLSIHRSVENHVKLFGLTSLLFMIVGGFFAITIALTRWELIGLLDASDFYIHVSMHAWSLLLFWIVFMEVAILYVGGPMVLGRRLPLSKLAKLGYATMLAGALTIYYGIWTTSEPNQAPMLTSYVPLPSQPEYYAGAIVFILGVVIASVPFFLTIWREKRVHGTRSLPLVVFGAFITGIIAVEALLGGLVAFGGALLWRLELMQFDPASYRMWFWTIGHGTQQINLLAMITVWYFLTHVVGGAEVVSEKVSRTAFVLYLFFINMGAAHHLLVDPGISAGWRIWNTSYAFYGATFASLIHAFAIPAGIEAGRRKRGKGGGLFGWLTSAPWKNPTFSAPVLAIILFGFLGGITGVLMGQMQLNMAWHNTFATVGHFHATVVLGTTLTFMGLIYFVIRTMFRRRFVGASLVSSQPFLFGGAMGLTTLIMMYLGILYGIPRRTPEVVSNIPRAGYDFSLEAASPLFAIFGIVAMLAIVGGALFVALSALSVLFGDRIEPGGNADLVADGGHAAAAESDEPAAHLAMADDPDDPVHAYEMRGTFIICLVFMAAFVITYALNWYLLTQLWSIGV; translated from the coding sequence ATGAGCCACAGATTCGACGTCTTCGACTTGTTCGACAACGACTACGACGACGAGGGCTTTCGAACGTGCGGCGTCACCGGCCTCTCGATCCACCGATCGGTCGAAAATCACGTCAAGCTCTTCGGGCTGACCTCGCTCCTGTTCATGATCGTCGGCGGGTTCTTCGCGATCACTATCGCGCTCACCCGCTGGGAGCTGATCGGCCTCCTCGACGCGAGCGACTTCTACATCCACGTCAGCATGCACGCCTGGAGCCTGCTGCTGTTCTGGATCGTCTTCATGGAAGTGGCGATCCTCTACGTCGGCGGGCCGATGGTTCTCGGCCGACGACTGCCGCTTTCGAAACTGGCCAAACTCGGCTACGCGACGATGCTCGCGGGGGCGCTCACCATCTACTACGGGATCTGGACGACGAGTGAGCCCAACCAGGCGCCGATGCTGACTTCGTACGTCCCGCTTCCCTCGCAACCTGAGTACTACGCCGGGGCGATCGTCTTCATCCTCGGGGTCGTGATCGCGTCGGTGCCGTTCTTCCTGACGATCTGGCGCGAAAAGCGCGTCCACGGCACCCGATCGCTGCCGCTGGTCGTCTTCGGCGCGTTCATCACGGGCATCATCGCGGTCGAGGCCTTGCTCGGCGGCCTCGTCGCGTTCGGCGGCGCGCTGCTCTGGCGGCTCGAACTCATGCAGTTCGATCCGGCCTCCTACCGGATGTGGTTCTGGACGATCGGCCACGGCACCCAGCAGATCAACCTGCTCGCGATGATCACGGTCTGGTACTTCCTGACCCACGTCGTCGGCGGGGCCGAGGTCGTCAGCGAGAAGGTCTCGCGCACCGCGTTCGTCCTCTACCTCTTCTTCATCAACATGGGCGCGGCCCACCACCTGCTGGTCGACCCCGGCATCTCGGCCGGCTGGCGCATCTGGAACACCTCCTACGCGTTCTACGGCGCGACGTTCGCCAGCCTCATCCACGCCTTCGCGATCCCGGCGGGCATCGAGGCCGGCCGGCGCAAGCGCGGCAAGGGCGGCGGGCTCTTCGGCTGGCTCACCTCCGCGCCCTGGAAAAACCCGACGTTCTCGGCGCCGGTGCTGGCGATCATCCTGTTCGGCTTCCTGGGCGGCATCACCGGCGTGTTGATGGGCCAGATGCAGCTCAACATGGCCTGGCACAACACGTTCGCGACGGTCGGGCACTTCCACGCCACCGTCGTCCTCGGCACGACGCTGACGTTCATGGGGCTGATCTACTTCGTCATCCGGACGATGTTCCGGCGTCGGTTCGTCGGCGCCTCGCTGGTCTCCAGCCAACCGTTCCTCTTCGGCGGGGCGATGGGCCTGACCACGCTCATCATGATGTACCTCGGCATCCTGTACGGCATTCCGCGACGGACGCCCGAAGTCGTCAGCAACATCCCCCGAGCGGGGTACGACTTCAGCCTCGAGGCCGCGAGCCCGCTGTTCGCCATCTTCGGGATCGTCGCCATGCTGGCGATCGTCGGGGGCGCGCTCTTCGTGGCGCTCTCGGCGCTCTCGGTGCTCTTCGGCGACCGGATCGAGCCCGGCGGTAACGCCGACCTCGTCGCAGACGGCGGCCACGCCGCCGCGGCCGAGAGCGACGAACCCGCGGCCCACCTCGCGATGGCCGACGACCCGGACGACCCCGTCCACGCCTACGAGATGCGCGGGACGTTCATCATCTGTCTGGTCTTCATGGCCGCATTCGTGATCACCTACGCGCTGAACTGGTACCTGCTCACGCAGCTCTGGTCGATCGGGGTCTGA